atttaaccccCCTTAATTTTTAAGATTGCCTACATCATACGTTGCATATTGCAATTTGTCCCTCCCTATGTTGAAATCCTAGCTCCGTCACTGTTGACAGTTAAAacacctatttattatttaggAAATAAAAAACTGTTTGCCGTCTCAAAAAATTGCCTTGATGATGACATATACTTCAGATTGCTTAAAAGCTCAAATTTAACCTTAATATTTTTCTGAGAATTTCAAAGGAACCCTAAATCTTCCTGACCCAGTCTGCTTAAAACCAGTCCAGCTAGTTACGGCTTTCCAAAGTGAAGCTTTTGAAGAACTATTCACTTGAAAAAACAAATCCCAGAACCAGTAAAAACATTAGTAAGCACAAGAAGCAAGCTAATGCACTTTAAAGTAGGACTTACCATCACTTAGCACTACTTCCGCAGTCCGAGATCCCGCCTTCACCACTTTCATGTAGCCTTTCAACGCCCGAAATACTTCACGTACCACTAACTCCATTCTTTGACAAAAGCCACACCAGCTATTGCTGAAAAGGACCACCACATCCTCCTTCCAAGCAGGGGAAATATCATTATTACCAGATTTACTAGAACCAAGAACCTGCTCGGAGAATGTTTGAGCTGTAACGCGAGGAATGGAATCTGCTTCATGGAAATCCATATTAACAAATGGAGGGTGAGTTCCCTCCCTAGGATTTTCAGGTTTAGATTCAGAGTGTTGGTATGGTATAAGAACTCCATTAAGAAATTCATGAAGAACGTCCTCCAGTGAAGCATAGCTGAAATCAGTCTGCTTGGGAAATACATAATGCTGTTGCAAAATGGGATCAATAATTACTAAGGAAGGAATCCTTGACTCACCCGTCAAAGCTCTTAGTAACCGGTGGTTTCcatcagaaaaataaaaagatccCTTAAAACTTTGAAACTGAGGCAGTGGTTTTTCCGAGCGGTCCACTTGGGTAAAACCTTTTTCTTTGGTTTTTAAGCCATCTAAAATAGCTAGCCCATCATCAGACTCAAGTTGGTCAGGTTTTAAggataataaaaatttacttgTGTCAACATAAGTTTTCTTCTCTTCATCATCATGAATAGAGTCCTTAATATCAGTAAGTTGAATTCTTTCATTTTGATCTTTGTCTAAATTGACACCGGTACTGGCAATGCCTTCCTCATATGGTGCATCTGAATCTTGTATAGGCTCTTCCGTATGTTCTGATGGTAATGTATCAGACAGTTTTATGTCAATATCATCAGATAAAAGTTGAAAACCCGCCTCCTTTGCAACTGAACTCAATTTCGCTTCCTTCTTTTTCTGAAGAATGTGTGTTAAGATTTCATGCAAGGAACTGCCTTGcaaatttttatctaatttatcTAAGATTACACTTTTACCCTCATTTACAATCATGATCGACATATTTTCCTCTAACTTAAGCTTCTGAGCTGCTGGATATACCCTTAACTTGGGATGTCCAGATTTACTTCTATATTCTTGAAATGATTGGGTAGAGGGTCTTCCAAACTTCTTACCATTCTGTTGATGCATCTCATCTGATATATGATACTCAAGAGCTAATTTTCTCAGTTCTCCAAGAGCTTCCTTACTCTTCTTTTTAATATCCGATGAGTTGGAAAATCTGTCCACAAACAGAATTACTGATGGCTTATTTGCAGGTACAGCAGGATCAATATCTTGCCCATTAGCTTCTAGCTACATGAAGCAAACAATAAATATAGCAATAACAAAAATGATAGTTGAAAAATAAAACCATAGAAATAGAGAAATGAGGGAAGAGATGCACGAAAAAAAACATGGAACCTCCAATGGCAATTATAGCTTATTAACAAAATTCAAGAATTTAAAACATCAGAAAAGGAGCAAGTGACATGTGGAAACTCTTTAAATCATGGTTTTACTCTCCGCCAAAATACTAAAACTAAAGTGTACAAGGATCATATTCCATCTGAATGACTTGATTTACAAGGTGTCTTCCATGGAAATGCATTTCCATGTCTCAGTTATACAAATAAGAGGCATAAACTCCTTTGAAGTAATGGAATACCACTACTTAACCCtacaacgttacaaattaaaccTAGTAAAAGTTGTTAGGCCTACATTGCCGCCTTTTATCGGGGCATTACAGCAATTATAACTGATAGATAAAATGCATACCCTTATAATGCAATCCCCAAATAAGTCACTGCAATTTTATATTTggttaaaatcaattaaaattatgcAAAGGGTCACcggaaaaagacaaacatgtTGGTTTTAATATTAAGACAGTAAAAGACATGGACTGCCTCAGTAATTTATCTAGCTCCTAAAAGTGGCCGTAATGCTCCATGGGATTTTATTAACCAAAACATTATCTTAACACCAATGTCTAACAACTGAGTGGTCGCTTATCAGAATTAATGCAGACAAGGATTTTTTGAGTTTGATAGTTTACACTTGACAACACCAATAGAGTAGTTCTTTAAACAGTTTAATCAATAAATAAGTAAACAAATAAACAGTAAGAAGTCAGAAAACAGTAGCttcaaaaaaaagtaaataggAACTCACCTCTAGAACTATTGATTCCTCCAATAGTAGAACATCCCTAAGGTCATCCCCCTCCTTTAGAATCTTTGAACAGCTTGGGCATCCATTAAAGTAAACCATTGTGGACCATGAACCAGAATCTCCAGCACCTAGAGATGAAAGCAATGATTTATCTGAAACCAGGCCAAACCTATACTTTTCAGAGAGCAGAAATAATTCTCTTGCAACATTCATGAACCCAAAAAAGAAAGATTTAAATTGCTGAAACTCTTTGTAGCTACAAGAAGACAGTCCAACAGTATGCTTCATATCTTCAGTGTCACTGTCCTGGAAAGGACCACTACTGTTTAATAATGGGCTAAACTCTGCAATCGAAGGAACTCCACCGAATATGTCTTGGATACCACACATTGAACTTGCAGTTTCAGTCCCCTGTAACAAACATATAAAGAAACTAAAGTTTGAGACATTAGACTATAAGCCACTTTACTTGCAAAATCAATCTTGTAAAAGGTGTGCAACAAGAAACTACCAGCCACCTTCAGGTTCTCCTTCAATTGAGCTTCTGGAATTTCATCAGCCTCTCCTTCAGAACTCACTCCACTAAAATCCCCTAAAAATCAATCGAGAACATAGATAATTTTGTCACCTCTTTAATTCTCTACTAAGCTTAAAGACTTGTTTGGAACCATAAACACAAGAAgacattttttttcttgtaacATCATGTCAATTAGAGCCTGcttcaaatttctaaaaaatgcAAGACatcaataaaatcaaattccattaaataaaatttcatgttTGCAGACCTCGCAATTGCTAGAATTTACTTCTGCAAACTTATAAAAGACAATGCGCTCTGAAAGAAATGAAATCGATTCAAAAGGTAACATGCTTCCAAAGAACAGAAAGTGTAATTGAAACCCAACATGACAACCTTCCCAATAAATAAAACCGCTATGGTCTATAATTCCATTTCTTTCGGAATCCCCTAAGCCATTTGCAATTGTTCAGCCATTTTAAACACAACAGAAGTAATCGTCAAACCAATAAGAGCAAAAAAAAATACCATTCTGAGTCC
This window of the Mercurialis annua linkage group LG5, ddMerAnnu1.2, whole genome shotgun sequence genome carries:
- the LOC126681161 gene encoding uncharacterized protein LOC126681161 isoform X2; the protein is MKGANELLILAFLLILASSSSPSSSSAVNSEPDDGKGQWQMLTNHNFSTQIRLHPHILFIVSYPWSGESRFLMKELSDLVRVYNKEDELNSLKFMYMHRNKDQMLADAIGASDGLVTVLYYHYSFAYKYQGRLIASNVLSSVVPYLNVSSRAIPIKEIGNQEELENFTESTDKAVLLLESCGWTAKLMASMDRNRTQNGDFSGVSSEGEADEIPEAQLKENLKGTETASSMCGIQDIFGGVPSIAEFSPLLNSSGPFQDSDTEDMKHTVGLSSCSYKEFQQFKSFFFGFMNVARELFLLSEKYRFGLVSDKSLLSSLGAGDSGSWSTMVYFNGCPSCSKILKEGDDLRDVLLLEESIVLELEANGQDIDPAVPANKPSVILFVDRFSNSSDIKKKSKEALGELRKLALEYHISDEMHQQNGKKFGRPSTQSFQEYRSKSGHPKLRVYPAAQKLKLEENMSIMIVNEGKSVILDKLDKNLQGSSLHEILTHILQKKKEAKLSSVAKEAGFQLLSDDIDIKLSDTLPSEHTEEPIQDSDAPYEEGIASTGVNLDKDQNERIQLTDIKDSIHDDEEKKTYVDTSKFLLSLKPDQLESDDGLAILDGLKTKEKGFTQVDRSEKPLPQFQSFKGSFYFSDGNHRLLRALTGESRIPSLVIIDPILQQHYVFPKQTDFSYASLEDVLHEFLNGVLIPYQHSESKPENPREGTHPPFVNMDFHEADSIPRVTAQTFSEQVLGSSKSGNNDISPAWKEDVVVLFSNSWCGFCQRMELVVREVFRALKGYMKVVKAGSRTAEVVLSDDNLKNAVVKFPKIFLIDCTLNDCSLILNSSNQREVYPALLLFPAERKTAVSYEGDIGVANVIKFIADHGSCSQHLTSNKGNLF
- the LOC126681161 gene encoding uncharacterized protein LOC126681161 isoform X3; translation: MKGANELLILAFLLILASSSSPSSSSAVNSEPDDGKGQWQMLTNHNFSTQIRLHPHILFIVSYPWSGESRFLMKELSDLVRVYNKEDELNSLKFMYMHRNKDQMLADAIGASDGLVTVLYYHYSFAYKYQGRLIASNVLSSVVPYLNVSSRAIPIKEIGNQEELENFTESTDKAVLLLESCGWTAKLMASMDRNRTQNGDFSGVSSEGEADEIPEAQLKENLKGTETASSMCGIQDIFGGVPSIAEFSPLLNSSGPFQDSDTEDMKHTVGLSSCSYKEFQQFKSFFFGFMNVARELFLLSEKYRFGLVSDKSLLSSLGAGDSGSWSTMVYFNGCPSCSKILKEGDDLRDVLLLEESIVLELEANGQDIDPAVPANKPSVILFVDRFSNSSDIKKKSKEALGELRKLALEYHISDEMHQQNGKKFGRPSTQSFQEYRSKSGHPKLRVYPAAQKLKLEENMSIMIVNEGKSVILDKLDKNLQGSSLHEILTHILQKKKEAKLSSVAKEAGFQLLSDDIDIKLSDTLPSEHTEEPIQDSDAPYEEGIASTGVNLDKDQNERIQLTDIKDSIHDDEEKKTYVDTSKFLLSLKPDQLESDDGLAILDGLKTKEKGFTQVDRSEKPLPQFQSFKGSFYFSDGNHRLLRALTGESRIPSLVIIDPILQQHYVFPKQTDFSYASLEDVLHEFLNGVLIPYQHSESKPENPREGTHPPFVNMDFHEADSIPRVTAQTFSEQVLGSSKSGNNDISPAWKEDVVVLFSNSWCGFCQRMELVVREVFRALKGYMKVVKAGSRTAEVVLSDVNSSSKASLWKAVTSWTGFKQTGSGRFRVPLKFSEKY
- the LOC126681161 gene encoding uncharacterized protein LOC126681161 isoform X1 translates to MKGANELLILAFLLILASSSSPSSSSAVNSEPDDGKGQWQMLTNHNFSTQIRLHPHILFIVSYPWSGESRFLMKELSDLVRVYNKEDELNSLKFMYMHRNKDQMLADAIGASDGLVTVLYYHYSFAYKYQGRLIASNVLSSVVPYLNVSSRAIPIKEIGNQEELENFTESTDKAVLLLESCGWTAKLMASMDRNRTQNGDFSGVSSEGEADEIPEAQLKENLKGTETASSMCGIQDIFGGVPSIAEFSPLLNSSGPFQDSDTEDMKHTVGLSSCSYKEFQQFKSFFFGFMNVARELFLLSEKYRFGLVSDKSLLSSLGAGDSGSWSTMVYFNGCPSCSKILKEGDDLRDVLLLEESIVLELEANGQDIDPAVPANKPSVILFVDRFSNSSDIKKKSKEALGELRKLALEYHISDEMHQQNGKKFGRPSTQSFQEYRSKSGHPKLRVYPAAQKLKLEENMSIMIVNEGKSVILDKLDKNLQGSSLHEILTHILQKKKEAKLSSVAKEAGFQLLSDDIDIKLSDTLPSEHTEEPIQDSDAPYEEGIASTGVNLDKDQNERIQLTDIKDSIHDDEEKKTYVDTSKFLLSLKPDQLESDDGLAILDGLKTKEKGFTQVDRSEKPLPQFQSFKGSFYFSDGNHRLLRALTGESRIPSLVIIDPILQQHYVFPKQTDFSYASLEDVLHEFLNGVLIPYQHSESKPENPREGTHPPFVNMDFHEADSIPRVTAQTFSEQVLGSSKSGNNDISPAWKEDVVVLFSNSWCGFCQRMELVVREVFRALKGYMKVVKAGSRTAEVVLSDDNLKNAVVKFPKIFLIDCTLNDCSLILNSSNQREVYPALLLFPAERKTAVSYEGDIGVANVIKFIADHGSCSQHLTSNKGMIWSIAEKRE